One stretch of Syntrophomonadaceae bacterium DNA includes these proteins:
- a CDS encoding DUF917 domain-containing protein, producing MATYRLVAEDIEALLEGLAILGTGGGGSPQWGKAILEQDLAAGRTITIIDPEDIADDALIVCGGIMGSVKTLEKMSIEELLERWETRFELLEATKTMAKYLGREINYVVPFEVGGLNTPVILSLAARMGISALNADALGRSAPETQMTSFIGHGVSLTPMPLVDSAGNTIIVTDQASTVFADEIGRWMVTRGGGMGANNHYPMTGKKAKAAVIPHTITQAMEIGKAVLAARRSGADPVAAAVAELKGWEMFRGVVSKVQGEDKGGFYITSVIMTGQEDSSGQEAKLIIKNETMALWLNGELKAVFPDLVCMLDQKSGSGIMSVDIVPGKEMVLVGTPCHPRLRACLQTDAGALAFSSARYGHPEIEYVPLEKLHGC from the coding sequence ATGGCCACATATCGCCTGGTAGCAGAGGATATTGAGGCGCTTCTGGAAGGACTGGCTATTTTGGGAACAGGTGGCGGAGGCAGTCCCCAGTGGGGTAAAGCCATCCTGGAGCAGGACCTGGCCGCGGGGCGGACGATCACCATTATCGACCCGGAGGATATTGCCGACGACGCGTTGATTGTTTGCGGCGGGATCATGGGCTCTGTCAAAACATTGGAAAAAATGAGCATCGAAGAGCTCCTGGAGCGCTGGGAGACAAGATTTGAACTGCTGGAAGCAACCAAAACCATGGCCAAGTATCTCGGCCGTGAGATTAACTATGTGGTGCCTTTTGAGGTGGGGGGCTTGAATACCCCGGTAATTCTATCCCTGGCGGCCAGGATGGGGATCAGCGCGTTAAATGCTGATGCTTTGGGCAGGTCGGCGCCGGAAACCCAGATGACCAGTTTCATCGGCCATGGTGTTTCCTTAACCCCCATGCCCCTGGTGGATAGCGCCGGCAACACCATCATCGTGACAGACCAGGCCAGCACCGTCTTTGCCGATGAGATTGGCCGGTGGATGGTGACCCGGGGCGGCGGGATGGGCGCCAATAACCACTACCCGATGACTGGAAAAAAAGCCAAGGCTGCCGTTATCCCCCACACCATTACCCAGGCCATGGAAATCGGCAAGGCTGTTTTGGCGGCCCGCCGCTCAGGGGCGGATCCGGTGGCCGCCGCTGTTGCCGAACTGAAGGGCTGGGAAATGTTCAGGGGGGTTGTCAGCAAGGTGCAAGGCGAAGACAAGGGCGGCTTCTACATCACCAGTGTTATCATGACCGGCCAGGAAGACTCGTCTGGCCAGGAGGCTAAACTGATCATCAAGAATGAAACCATGGCTCTGTGGTTAAACGGGGAATTAAAGGCTGTTTTCCCGGATCTGGTTTGTATGCTGGACCAAAAAAGCGGGAGCGGCATTATGAGCGTGGATATCGTGCCAGGTAAAGAAATGGTCCTGGTGGGAACCCCATGCCATCCGCGGCTGCGGGCTTGCCTGCAGACCGATGCCGGCGCTTTGGCCTTCAGCTCCGCCCGCTATGGTCACCCGGAAATAGAATATGTCCCCCTGGAAAAATTGCACGGCTGCTAA